The Aquitalea magnusonii region GACACTGCCTTGGTATTGCTGGTGGAAGCCACATTGCCAAAGGACAGGCCGCTGTAGTTGTGTGTCGGCCCAACCAGGCCGTCAAAATTCACTTCGTAGGCGTTCACAGTGTAATCCCCGGAGAAAGTTGGGCAGGCACGGTCAGGCTGTCGCATTCCAGCGAGGCCACCGGGTAAGCGCAGTAATCGGCGGCATAGTAGGCGCTGGGGCGATGGTTGCCCGATGCGCCGATGCCACCAAACGGAGCTGCACTGGAAGCACCGGTCAGCGGCTTGTTCCAGTTGACCACGCCGGCGCGGCTTTCCAGCAGATAGCGTTCGTACAAGGCACGGCTATCCGACAGCACGCCACCAGCCAGGCCAAAGCGGGTGTCGTTGGCGATGGCGATGGCTTCGTCAAAGTCGGCATAGCGGATGACTTGCAGCAGCGGGCCGAAGAACTCTTCATCCGGGCGATCCACCGCGGTGCTGTCGATGATGCCGGGCGACAGGATGGCGGCATCCGGTGTCAGGCGGCGCATTTCCAGCAGGCTCTTGCCGCCATTGTCCAGCAGCCAGGCCTGCGCCTTGAGCAGGGCTTCGGCAGCGGCATTGGAAATCACCGCGCCCATGAACGGTGCCGGTTGCTCGTCGTACTGCCCCACTTTCAGCTTGGCGGTGACTTCAACCAGGCGAGCCAGCAGCGCATCGCCCCACGCGCCTTGCGGCACCAGCAGGCGGCGCGCGCAAGTGCAGCGTTGGCCGGCCGACACGAATGCGGACTGGATGATGTGGTGCACGGCGGCATCGACATCGGCCACGTCTTCCACGATCAGCGGATTGTTACCGCCCATTTCCAGCGCCACGATCTTGTCCGGCTGACCACCGAAATTGCGGTGCAGCAGTTCGCCAGTGGCCGAGCTGCCGGTAAAGAACAGGCCGTCGATACCCTTGTGGCCAGCCAGGGCGATGCCGGTTTCACGCGCGCCTTGCAGCAGGGCAATCACCCCGGCCGGCAAGCCGGCTTCCGCCCACAGGCGTACCGTTTCCTGCGCGGTCCACGGTGTCAGCTCGGACGGTTTGAACAACACGCAGTTACCGGCCAGCAGCGCCGGGACGATATGGCCATTGGGCAAATGGCCGGGGAAGTTGTACGGGCCGAACACGGCCACCACACCATGCGGCTTGTGACGCAGCACCGCCTGGGCGTCGCCCATGGTCGCGGCGCGCTCGCCGGTACGCTCGTTATAGGACTTCACCGAAATCTCCACCTTGTTGACCATGGTGGTGACTTCCGTCAGCGCTTCCCACATCGGCTTGCCGGTTTCCTTGGCAATAATGGTGGCCAGCGCATCCTTGTTGGCCGTCAGCAGTTCGCCAAAGCGGCGGGCGATGGCAATGCGCTCGTCCAGCGCGGTGCGAGCCCAGGCCTTGAAGGCCTGGCGCGCATGGCTGATGGCCGCATCCACTTGTCCGGCACTGGCACCCTGCCCTTGCCAGATGGTTGCAGCGGTAGCCGGGTTGGTCTTGCTCAGAGCTGCGCCGGCACCAGCCAGCCATTCACCATTGATAAACAAAGTAGTCATGCGTTCTCCTTGGGCGACAGTGCCACGCAGCGCACGTGGTCGCCTTCCTGCACGTTCAGGGCCTGCGCCTGTTCCGGCGTCAGGCAGAATTCATGAGTGGGGGCTGGCGCTTCTGCCAGAATCACCCGGAAACCGGTCAGCGATTGATTGGATACCAGGTAATGGCAACGCTCCCCTTCGGGCAGCGGGTCCAGCACGCGGGCAGTCACGGTGCGGCTTTCCTTCACCGCACGAATCTCGCTGGTATACGCCTGCACGGTAGGGCCGGCATCGAAAATGTCGACATAGCCTTCGTAGCGGAAGCCTTCGGATTCCAGCATGGCCACCGCCGGGCGGGTGTTGTCGTGGGTCTTGCCAATCACCGCCTGGGCATCAGCCGGCAGGAAATCGACATACACCGGGTGCTTGGGCATCAGCTCGGCCACGAACGCCTTTTGGCCGACGCCGGTGAGGTAATCCGCCTGGGCAAAATCGATGGAGAAGAAGTGACGTCCCAGCCCTTCCCAGAAGGGGGAGCGGCCATCCGCATCGGATACGCCACGCATTTCCGCCACCACGGTCTTGCCGAACAACTGCGGGAATTGCGCCAGGAACAGGAAGCGGCTTTTGGACAGCAGGCCGCCATTACGGTTGGCACGGAAATCCGGGTGCAGAAACAAGGTACACAGCTCGGAATAACCGGTATGGTCGTTGGACAGGAACAGGGTTTCGTGACGCGAGTACACCCCCAGTTCGTCCGAGGCATGCACGATGGTGCCCACGCGGTAGTTGTACCAGGGCTCCTTCAGGCCAACGGCGGCTTCCAGCGCGCAGATGCCACCAACCTGGCCGGTTTCGCTGTCTTCCAGCACGAATACATAGCCCTGGTCGGCGCGGTCCAGCTCGCCGGCAAAGGACAGTACCGAACGGCTGATGCGACGCGACAGGCGTTCTTCATTTACCGGCAAGGAGGTAAGGCCGACACCGGCACTACGCGCCAGATTCATCAGGCCGGGCAGATCGCTATGCGCGATTGGGCGGATAATCATCATGCTGTCTCTCCTCAGCCTTGCTGCAAGCCGACCACACGCACGGTGTCGCCGCTGCTTACACCCAGCGCCTGTGCGGCATCCGGGTTGATGAAGGCCACACCATCGACAATGGCCACACGAATGGCTGCCGCCACGAAGTCACCCACTTGCTGGTTGCACACCAGATGCATGCTGGCCTGGGCCGGCAGGCTGGCGGCCACTTCCACCGGATAACAGCGGTTGCGCTCCAGCGTTTGCAGACGGTCCAGCTCGGCAGTCAGCACCGCGCCACCATCAAAGATGTCGATATAGTTGTCCGCCTCGAAACCTTCGGTGGTGAGCAGCTGACAGGGACGCTCGAAATTGGCGTGGATCTGGCCAATCGCGTTTTGCGCATCATCCGGCAGCAAGGGCACATAGATGGGATAGCTGGGCATCAGCTCGGCAATAAAGGTTTTGCTGTGGCCGACGAAAGCCTGTTCCACCTGCAGGAAATCCATATTGAAGAAGCGGCGGCCAATGGCGTTCCAGAACGGCGACTGACCGGCATCGTCATGAATGCCCTGCATTTCGGCAATGATGCGGCGGCCAAAGCGCTGCCGTGCCGTAGCGATGAACAGCAGGCGCGCGCGGGACAACAGTTCGGCGGCCAGCGGCTCCAGCACGTTATCGGCATAGAAGCCGCACAACTGCACCATGCCGGTAAGGTCGTGACAGATATTGAGCACATGCACCCGGTTGTTCACCTTGAGGGTGCGCGAGGCATGCACAAAGGTTTCACTGCGGTAGCTGTAAAACGGCTCGTCAAAACCGGCACAGGCGCTGATGGAGGCAGTACCCACCACTTCGCCGGCGGATTCCAGCACGAACATATAGTATTCGCTGCCGGTTTCTGCGGTGGCTTCAAACTCGAACGAGGATGAGGACTGCTGGATCCGTTCGAACAGCTTGTCCCGATTGTTGGGCAGGCTGGTCACACCGATGCCGCTGGCTACGGCCATTCTTTCGATGGCGGGCAAGTCGGCAGTGCGGACGGGGCGCACGATAAACATGGAAACCTCCCTCTGGGGGGTAAGCCGCTGCGCCGTTTCGCGGGCGCAGCCGTACCCACAGCCACGGCAAGGCCGGGCTGTGGTGTCTCTTGCAGGATGAAACGAGGCTTACTTGGCGGCGACGAGTTCGGCCACGGCAGCATCAAAACGCTGCAGCGCTTCATCGATGTCGCGCTCTTCCACCACCAGCGCAGGTGCCAGACGCACGACATTGACACCGGCTACCAGCAGCAACAGCTGATGCTTGCTGGCGGCGTTGACAAAGTCCTTGGCGCGACCGGCAAAGGCATCGCTCAGCACGCAGCCCAGCAGCAGGCCCATGCCACGCACTTCCTTGAATACCTGGTACTTGTCGTTGATGGCATTCAGGCCATCGCGCAGACGCTGGCTCTTGGTGCGCACACCGGCCAGCACTTCCGGGGTGTTGACGATTTCGATCACCTTGAGGGCAACCGAGGCAGCCAGCGGGTTGCCGCCATATGTCGTACCGTGGGTGCCGACCGAGAAGCTCTGGGCAATCTTGTCGGTGGTCAGCATGGCACCAATCGGGAAACCGCCACCCAGCGACTTGGCACTGGAGAGGATGTCCGGCGTCACGCCGTATTCCTGATAGGCGTACAGCGAACCGGTACGGCCCACGCCGGTTTGAACTTCATCGAAAATCAGCAAGGCATTGTGCTGGTCGCACAGTTCGCGCGCGGCTTGCAAGAAGGCCTTGTCAGCCGGCAGCACGCCGCCTTCGCCCTGTACCGGCTCGATGACCACGGCGCAGGTCTTGTCAGTGATGGCCGCCTTGAGCGAGTCGATATTGTTGAACTCGAAATGCTGGATGCCGGCTGGCACCGGAGCAAAGCCTTCGGTGTACTTGGGCTGGCCACCCACACTCACGGTAAACAGGGTGCGACCGTGGAAGGAATTCTTGCAGGAGATGATTTCGTTCTTTTCCGGACCGAAATGATCGGCAGCATATTTGCGTGCCAGCTTGAAGCAGGCTTCATTGGCCTCGGCACCGGAGTTGCAGAAGAAGGCACGGTCGGCAAAGGTGGCGGCAGTCAGCGCATGTGCCAGCTTCAGTACCGGCTCGTTGGTGAACACATTGGACACATGCCACAGTTTGCCAGCCTGTTCGGTCAGCGCAGCCACCAGTTGCGGGTGGCAATGGCCCAGCGAATTCACGGCGATACCGCCAGCCAGATCAATGAATTCACGACCATCCTGATCCCAGACACGCGATCCCAGGCCCTTGACCGGAATGAAGGCAGCCGGGCCGTAGTTGGGGACCATGACCTGGTCGAAATCAGCGCGGGTGATCGAATTGCTCATCTTTTTAGTTCCCTTCCTGCTTGGTCCTCCGTTCCTGCCTGCTGTCCGGGGCAGTAAACGGCATTGTTATGATTTAATACGCTTGAAATGATTCTAATCGAATCTTCCGGCCAACCCATATCCGGTTTGCGACATCTGCTTATAAAATTACTTGACCTATCTCAAATGCGTCAAACAGAAATATTTCACTTTACTTTCAACAACTTGCGCATTCAAACAAGGCAATAACACCATACGCGGCGCAAAATCATTACTGCGTAAGCCGCCTGACTGCCGCAATCGCGACATCCATCCCGCCGACTGTTAGGCACGCACGCGCCCAGAATGCATCTGCCATCCTGCCTTGCAGGCACAAAAAAGCCCGCATCGCTGCGGGCTTTCTGGCTTACCGGCAGGCCGGTATTTACTGCTGGGTCTTCAGACCGAAGGAGTCGGCGGTTTCGCGCGCAACCTTGGATTCGTCTTCCAGCAGCGCCTTGATGGACAGGCGGATGCGACCGCGATCATCCATTTCGATGGCCTTGACCTTCACAACCTGGCCTTCTTTCAGGTAGTCGGACACATTCTTGATACGCTCGTTGGCGATCTGGGAAATGTGTACCAGACCATCCTTGCCCGGCAGGATGGAAACGATGGCACCGACGTTGTTGTCGAGGATCTTCACTACGGTACCTTCGTAGATCTTGCCCACTTCAACTTCAACGGTGATTTCTTCAATACGCTTCTTGGCAGCCTCGGCGCCTTCACCGGAGATGGAGGCGATGGTGATGGTGCCATCTTCCTCGATATTGATCTCGGTGCCGGTATCCTTGGTGATGGAGCGGATGGTTTCGCCGCCCTTGCCGATCACGTCACGGATTTTCTCCGGGTTGATCTTCATCACGTACAGACGCGGAGCGTGGGCGGACAGCTCTTGCGGGCCTTCCACGGCTTCCTTCATCAGGCCCAGGATATGCTGACGGCCTTCCTTGGCTTGTGCCAGGGCAACCTGCATGATTTCCTTGGTGATGCCCTGGATCTTGATGTCCATCTGCAGGGCGGTGATGCCTTCGGCAGTACCGGCTACCTTGAAGTCCATGTCGCCCAGGTGATCTTCATCACCCAGGATGTCGGTCAGCACGGCAAAGCGGTTGCCTTCCAGGATCAGACCCATGGCGATACCGGCAACGTGGGCCTTCAGCGGCACACCGGCGGACAGCAGCGACAGGCAGCCACCGCAAACCGAAGCCATGGAGGAAGAACCGTTGGACTCGGTGATTTCCGAAACCACGCGCATGGAGTAACCGAATTCGGATTCCGGCGGCAGTACGGCAACCAGGGCACGCTTGGCCAGACGACCGTGGCCGATTTCACGACGCTTCGGCGGGCCCATGCGGCCGGCTTCACCGGTGGAGTACGGCGGGAAGTTGTAATGCAGCATGAAGCGCTCGGTGTATTCACCGGCCAGCGCGTCGATGATCTGCTCGTCCTGCTTGGTGCCGAGGGTGGTTACCACCAGGCCCTGGGTTTCGCCACGGGTAAACAGGGCGGAACCGTGGGTGCGCGGCAGCACGTTGCTGCGGATGCTGATCGGGCGCACGGTGCGGGTGTCGCGACCGTCGATACGCGGTTCACCAGCCAGAATCTGGCCACGCACGATTTCGGCTTCCAGACCCTTGAAGATGCCCTTGATTTCGTTGGCCAGCAGGGTGTCGGTTTCTTCGGTGATCAGCGCAGCCTTGACGTCGCTCCAGGCGTCGTTGATGGCTACGGTACGGGCTTGCTTCTGACGCAGACGGAAAGCATCAGCCAGCTTGGCACCGGCAATGCCGCGTACCTTGGCGATCAGCTCTTCGTTCTTGGCCGGAGCGGTCCAGTCGAACATCACCGGGTTCACTTCATCAGCCAGTTCGTTGATGGCCTTGATGGCGGCTTGCATCTGGTCGTGACCAAATACCACGGCGCCCAGCATCACGGCTTCGGACAGTTCCTTGGCTTCGGACTCGACCATCAGCACGGCCCGCTCGGTACCGGCAACCACCAGATCCATTTCGGAAGTGGCCAGTTCGGTCTTGGTCGGGTTCAGGATGTATTCGCCATTGGCGTAACCCACACGGGCAGCACCGATCGGGCCGGCAAACGGCAGGCCGGAGATGGCCAGTGCAGCGGAGGCACCAATCATGGCCGGGATGTCGGAATCCACTTCCGGATTCAGCGACAGCACGGTGGCCACGATCTGTACGTCGTGGTAGAAGCCTTCCGGGAACAGCGGGCGGATCGGACGGTCGATCAGGCGGCTGGTCAGCACTTCCTTCTCGGACTGCTTGCCTTCACGCTTGAAGAAGCCACCCGGAATTTTACCGGCAGCGTAGGTACGCTCCAGGTAGTCTACGGTCAGCGGGAAGAAGTCCTGACCCGGCTTGACGTTTTTGCCGCCAACAACGGTCACCAGGACCACGGTTTCATCAACAGATACAATAACGGAGCCGGAAGCCTGGCGTGCTACTTCGCCGGTTTCCAGGGTAACGGTCTGGTTACCATACTGAAAGGATTTGGTAATTTTATTGAACACAGGGCATCCCTTAGTCAAAATTGTTTTTTCAAGCTGAAAACACAACGGGAACCCCTAAAAATTCGGACCGGCTTCGATCAAAATTTCTAGAGGCTCCCCCCGTTGTCACAGTAATACAGCGTGCTTGAAGGCCAGCGTGAAAAAGTCGCAGACTTGCTGCGACTTTTTCAAACCTGAACCAATTACTTGCGCAGACCCAGACGGGCAATCAGAGCGCGGTAGCTGTCAGCATCGGTACGCTTGAGGTAGTCAAGCAGGCGACGACGACGGCTCACCATCTTCAGCAGACCACGACGGCTGTGGTGATCCTTGGTGTTGGCTTTGAAGTGCGGGGTCAGATCGTTGATACGAGCGGTCAGCAGTGCGATTTGCACTTCGGACGAACCGGTATCGCCTTCCTTGTGCTGGAAGCTTTTAACGATGTCTGCTTTTTGGGCGGCGGTCATTGCCATTTTGGGTAACTCCAAATCAGGTAAGGATCTTGCGATCCGACAAGTGCAGCGAGCCGGTTTCCCAACCCATCTGCACTTCGCTAGCAGGCTGTCTGTTTGACAGCCAGGAGTCTGATCGGGTGCAGCATGTCATCATCCCGCAGCTCGGCCAGACCCAGAAACTCCGCGTCCACATCGCTGTAAACACGAAAGCGCGTCATTCTCGCACACTCGCCGACAAAACGCACGGCCTGTCCGTGAATAAAACGCGCGACGCTGGCTGCATCCAGCGTATGTGCCGGAAAGTGTTGCACCAATACGTCGACCGGCAACAGCAGCGCTTCGCGCCCGGCCATGTCCAGCGCTTCCACATCGGCCAGGGTATGGGCCTCGGACAACTGGAAGCCGCCGGTGGTGGTGCGGCGCAAACCGGTCAGATGGGCTGCACAATCCAGTGCAATGGCAATGTCTTCGGCCAGCGTGCGAATATAAGTGCCCTTGCTGCACAGCACGTCGATTACCGCTTCCACGCCATCAAAGCTGACCAGTTGGAGCGCGTGAATGGTGATGTTGCGCGGCTCCCGCGCAATTTCAATGCCTTCGCGCGCGTATTCGTACAGCGGCTTGCCCTGATGCTTGAGCGCCGAATACATCGGCGGCACCTGGCTGATTTCACCGACAAACTGCTGCATCACTTGCAACAGACGAGCTTCATCAAAGGCAATCGGGCATTCGCGCACCACTTCACCTTCGATGTCCCCCGTGCTGGTGGCGGCACCAAAACGCACGGTGGCACGATAGCCCTTGTCGGCATCCAGCAGATAGGAGGAAAACTTGGTGGCCTCCCCCAGGCACATCGGCAACAGGCCGGTGGCCAGCGGATCCAGCACGCCGGTATGCCCTGCCTTGGCGGCATTGAGCAGCCAGCGCGCCTTTTGCAGCGCATTATTGCTGGAAATGTCGTAGGGCTTGTCGATCAGCAGCACGCCATCAATCTGGCGGCGGTTGCTGCGCGGCTTGCTCATTCGGCGCTACCTTCTTCATCTGCGACCGGGGCAGCAGCATCGACCTGACCGAATTTTTCCGCATCTTCCTTGGCCACCTGGTTGATCAGGCTGGTCATGTGCATGCCGCGCGATACCGACTCGTCGTAGACAAAGTGCAGTTGCGGCGTGGTGAACATCTTGATGCTGCGGCCCAGTTCGGAACGCAGGTAACCGGCGGAGTGCTCCAGTGCTTCCTGGCTGACTTCGCGGGTCTTTTCGTCCATCACGGTGTAAAACACTTTGGCGTGGGAGTAGTCACGCGTCACTTGTACGGCGGTAATGGTGATCCAGCCGACACGCGGGTCTTTCAGACCGGTACGCACCAGCTCGGCCAGCTCGCGCTGAATCTGTTCAGCAATGCGGTCGGCGCGGGAGAAACCTTTTCTGGCTTTGGCCATGATTTCCATCCTGTAGTTATGAAAGCGGCCAACAGCCAGCCGGGCGGATACCCGGCCTTGTGTCAGCCGCCTTGAATGCAAAAGGCGAGCGCCTTCGAGCCTGAGCCCAAAGCACGCCCGCCGGGGAGTTGCCGCTTACAGCGAGCGGGCCACTTCCACGATTTCGAACGCTTCCAACTGGTCGCCTTCCTGGATGTCGTTGAAGTTCTTCAGCATCAGGCCACACTCGTAGCCCTGCTTCACTTCCTTCACGTCGTCCTTGAAGCGCTTGAGCGAGTCCAGTTCGCCGGTATGCACCACTACGTGGTTGCGGATCAGGCGGATCGAAGCAGTACGCTTGATCAGACCGTCGGTCACCATACAACCCGCAATATTGCCCACCTTGGATACCGGAATCACCTGACGGATTTCCACCGTACCCAGGATCTGTTCCTTCTTCTCCGGAGCCAGCATGCCGGACAAGGCTGCTTTCACTTCGTCCACGGCATCGTAGATGATGCTGTAGTAACGGATGTCCACGCCTTCGTTTTCGGCCAGCTTGCGTGCTGCGGCATCGGAACGGGTGTTGAAGCCGATCACGATGGCCTTGGAAGCAATCGCCAGGTTGATGTCCGATTCCGAGATACCACCCACGCCGGAGTGCAGGATGCTGACGCGCACTTCGTCGGTGGACAGCTTCTGCAGGCTGCCGGCCAAGGCTTCGTAGGAACCCTGCACGTCGGCCTTGATGATGATGGAGAGGGTTTGCACCTCGCCACTGCCATCGGCCATCTGGGCGAACATGTTTTCCAGCTTGGCGGCTTGCTGCTTGGCCAGGCGTACGTCACGGAACTTGCCGGCACGGAACAGGGCGATTTCACGCGCCTTGCGCTCGTCGGTCAGCACCATGGCGTCTTCACCGGCTTGCGGCACGTCGGACAGACCCAGGATTTCCACCGGGATGGCCGGGCCGGCACTGTCGATGGCCTTGCCGTTTTCGTCGATCATCGCACGAACGCGACCGAATGCCGTACCAGCCAGTACCACATCGCCCTTCTTCAGGGTGCCGGACTGCACCAGCAGCGTGGCAACCGGGCCACGGCCCTTGTCCAGACGGGCTTCCACGATGATGCCCTTGGCCGGGGCGTCAACCGGAGCATTCAGCTCCAGCACTTCCGCCTGCAGCAAGATGGCTTCCAGCAGCGCGTCGATATTGGTGCCTTGCTTGGCGGACACTTCCACGAACTGGGTATCACCACCCCAGTCTTCCGGCACCACTTCGTGGGATACCAGTTCCTGGCGGATACGTTCGGCGTTGGCACCCATCTTGTCGATCTTGTTGACCGCCACCACCATCGGCACCTTGGCGGCCTTGGCATGGTGAATGGCTTCGATGGTTTGCGGCATCACGCCGTCGTCGGCAGCCACCACCAGCACCACGATGTCGGTGGCCTTGGCACCACGGGCACGCATGGCGGTAAACGCTTCGTGACCCGGAGTATCCAGGAAGGTGATCATGCCGCGCGGGGTTTCCACGTGGTAAGCACCAATGTGCTGGGTAATGCCACCGGCTTCGCCCGCGGCCACTTTGGCGCGACGGATGTAGTCCAGCAGCGAGGTCTTGCCGTGGTCGACGTGACCCATCACGGTGACAACCGGCGGACGCGGCAGTACGGCCACTTCCACTTCTTCGCCTTCCGGCTTTTCCAGGTAGGCTTCCGGATCGTCCGCCTGTGCCGCACGCGGCTTGTGGCCCATTTCTTCCACCACGATCATGGCGGTTTCCTGGTCCAGCACCTGGTTGATGGTCACCATCATGCCCATCTTCATCAGGACCTTGATCACCTCGACGCCCTTGACGGCCATGCGGTGAGCCAGATCGGCCACGGAGATGGTTTCCGGCACCAGCACGTCATGCACGATGGGCTCGGTCGGAGCCTGGAAGGCATGCTGGTTGTTTTGCTTGTGCTTGCCCTTGCCGCCGCGGGATTTCCAGTCATTACCGGCATCGCCGCCCTTGGTCTTCAGACCGCGGCCACCCTTCTTGCCTTCTTCCCAGCGCTCGTTGCCCTTCTTGGCGCTACCGCCCTTTTTGGCATCCGGACGGCCGGCAACGGTTGCCGGCACCACCGGGGCTCCCGGCGCAGCGGCTGCAGCCGGACGCGGGCCACGGTTGTCACCTGCCGGACGCGGACCACGGTTGTCGCCAGCCGGGCGCGGGCCGCGGTTGTCGCCAGCCGGGCGCGGGCCGCGGTTGTCGCCAGCCGGACGCGGGCCGCGGTTGTCGCCAGCCGGACGCGGGCCACGGTTGTCGCCAGCCGGGCGCGGACCACGTTCGTCACGACGTTCTTCGCTGCGGGCTTCTACCGGTTTGGGGGCTTCTACCGGCTTGGGTGCCGGGGCCGGCTGCTGCGCAGCCAGACGTGCCGCCTGACGGCGCTCTTCGCGTTCGATCTTTTCGCGCATCAGCTCTTGCTGACGGGCACGGAAAGCAGCCTGGCGCTTTTCTTCTGCTTCGCGGGAGGCTACTTCTTCCGGCGACAGAATGGAGGCCACTGTGCGTACCGGAGCCGGTGCAGGCTTGGCAGCAGGAGCAGCTTCCTTGGCCGGGGCTTCCGCAACCGGGGCGGCCGGTGCGGCGGGCTTGGATTCCACCTTGGGTTCAACCTTTGCTTGCGGTTCCGGCTTTGCTTCCGGTTTAACTTCAACCGGCTTGGCTTCTGCCGCCGGAGCAGGGGCAGAAACAGCTTCAACAGGCTTGCTCACCGGAGCAGCGGGTGCCGCTGCCGCTGCAGCAGTTTCTGCAGCCGAGGCAACCGGGCTATCTTCCGGGCGAACCACGACACGCTTCTTGCGTGTCTCCACTTTTACCGTACCACCGTCAGCGGTCTTGATTTCACTGGTGGACTTGCGGGTCAGCGTAATACGCGACTCATCACGGGCGCCATGCGAACGCTTCAGGTAGTCGAGAAGCTGGGATTTATCCTGCTCGGAGAGCGTATCATCCGGTGCGCGCTTGGACACTCCCGCCGCACGAAGCTGTTCCAGCAATCGTTCAGGCGTGAGGTTCAGCTCACCGGCAAACTGTTTTACATTCGTCAATACCATGCGTCTTCCCAAATTCCGTAAATACTTCCCGAAGAAGCCTTACTGGTTGAACCAGTGTTCGCGCGCTTTCATGATGATTGCACGTGCAGCTTCAGCTTCAATGCCGGTCATGTCCACCAGATCGTCGACGGCCAGATCAGCCAGGTCATCCCGCGTGGACACGCCGTTCTCGGCCAACTTGCGAACCAGTTCGGTATCCAGACCTTCAATATCCTTCAGGTCTTCGGACACACCTTCGACTTTCTCTTCGGACGCAATGGCCTGAGTGAGGATGGCGTCACGTGCACGGCTGCGCAGTTCATTCACCAGCTCCTCGTCAAAACCGTCGATCTCCAGCATTTCGGCGATCGGCACATACGCCACCTCTTCCAGGGTGGCAAAACCTTCCTGTACCAGCACGGTGGCCGTTGCTTCGTCCACACCCAGGTGAGTGACGAACAGGTCACGCAGTTGCGCATCTTCCGCCTGGTGTTTCTCTTCCGCTTCGGTCACGGTCATGATGTTCAGGTACCAGCCGGTCAGCTCGGCAGCGAGCTTCACGTTCTGGCCACTGCGGCCAATGGCCAGAGCCAATTGGTCTTCCTCGACCACCACGTCCATGCTGTGGTTGTCTTCGTCGATCATGATGCGGTTTACTTCTGCCGGGGACAGTGCGTTGATGACGAACTGTGCCGGCTCCGGCGCCCACAACACGATGTCGATGCGCTCACCCGCCA contains the following coding sequences:
- the astD gene encoding succinylglutamate-semialdehyde dehydrogenase, with product MTTLFINGEWLAGAGAALSKTNPATAATIWQGQGASAGQVDAAISHARQAFKAWARTALDERIAIARRFGELLTANKDALATIIAKETGKPMWEALTEVTTMVNKVEISVKSYNERTGERAATMGDAQAVLRHKPHGVVAVFGPYNFPGHLPNGHIVPALLAGNCVLFKPSELTPWTAQETVRLWAEAGLPAGVIALLQGARETGIALAGHKGIDGLFFTGSSATGELLHRNFGGQPDKIVALEMGGNNPLIVEDVADVDAAVHHIIQSAFVSAGQRCTCARRLLVPQGAWGDALLARLVEVTAKLKVGQYDEQPAPFMGAVISNAAAEALLKAQAWLLDNGGKSLLEMRRLTPDAAILSPGIIDSTAVDRPDEEFFGPLLQVIRYADFDEAIAIANDTRFGLAGGVLSDSRALYERYLLESRAGVVNWNKPLTGASSAAPFGGIGASGNHRPSAYYAADYCAYPVASLECDSLTVPAQLSPGITL
- the astA gene encoding arginine N-succinyltransferase — encoded protein: MMIIRPIAHSDLPGLMNLARSAGVGLTSLPVNEERLSRRISRSVLSFAGELDRADQGYVFVLEDSETGQVGGICALEAAVGLKEPWYNYRVGTIVHASDELGVYSRHETLFLSNDHTGYSELCTLFLHPDFRANRNGGLLSKSRFLFLAQFPQLFGKTVVAEMRGVSDADGRSPFWEGLGRHFFSIDFAQADYLTGVGQKAFVAELMPKHPVYVDFLPADAQAVIGKTHDNTRPAVAMLESEGFRYEGYVDIFDAGPTVQAYTSEIRAVKESRTVTARVLDPLPEGERCHYLVSNQSLTGFRVILAEAPAPTHEFCLTPEQAQALNVQEGDHVRCVALSPKENA
- the aruF gene encoding arginine/ornithine succinyltransferase subunit alpha, producing MFIVRPVRTADLPAIERMAVASGIGVTSLPNNRDKLFERIQQSSSSFEFEATAETGSEYYMFVLESAGEVVGTASISACAGFDEPFYSYRSETFVHASRTLKVNNRVHVLNICHDLTGMVQLCGFYADNVLEPLAAELLSRARLLFIATARQRFGRRIIAEMQGIHDDAGQSPFWNAIGRRFFNMDFLQVEQAFVGHSKTFIAELMPSYPIYVPLLPDDAQNAIGQIHANFERPCQLLTTEGFEADNYIDIFDGGAVLTAELDRLQTLERNRCYPVEVAASLPAQASMHLVCNQQVGDFVAAAIRVAIVDGVAFINPDAAQALGVSSGDTVRVVGLQQG
- a CDS encoding aspartate aminotransferase family protein; this encodes MSNSITRADFDQVMVPNYGPAAFIPVKGLGSRVWDQDGREFIDLAGGIAVNSLGHCHPQLVAALTEQAGKLWHVSNVFTNEPVLKLAHALTAATFADRAFFCNSGAEANEACFKLARKYAADHFGPEKNEIISCKNSFHGRTLFTVSVGGQPKYTEGFAPVPAGIQHFEFNNIDSLKAAITDKTCAVVIEPVQGEGGVLPADKAFLQAARELCDQHNALLIFDEVQTGVGRTGSLYAYQEYGVTPDILSSAKSLGGGFPIGAMLTTDKIAQSFSVGTHGTTYGGNPLAASVALKVIEIVNTPEVLAGVRTKSQRLRDGLNAINDKYQVFKEVRGMGLLLGCVLSDAFAGRAKDFVNAASKHQLLLLVAGVNVVRLAPALVVEERDIDEALQRFDAAVAELVAAK
- the pnp gene encoding polyribonucleotide nucleotidyltransferase yields the protein MFNKITKSFQYGNQTVTLETGEVARQASGSVIVSVDETVVLVTVVGGKNVKPGQDFFPLTVDYLERTYAAGKIPGGFFKREGKQSEKEVLTSRLIDRPIRPLFPEGFYHDVQIVATVLSLNPEVDSDIPAMIGASAALAISGLPFAGPIGAARVGYANGEYILNPTKTELATSEMDLVVAGTERAVLMVESEAKELSEAVMLGAVVFGHDQMQAAIKAINELADEVNPVMFDWTAPAKNEELIAKVRGIAGAKLADAFRLRQKQARTVAINDAWSDVKAALITEETDTLLANEIKGIFKGLEAEIVRGQILAGEPRIDGRDTRTVRPISIRSNVLPRTHGSALFTRGETQGLVVTTLGTKQDEQIIDALAGEYTERFMLHYNFPPYSTGEAGRMGPPKRREIGHGRLAKRALVAVLPPESEFGYSMRVVSEITESNGSSSMASVCGGCLSLLSAGVPLKAHVAGIAMGLILEGNRFAVLTDILGDEDHLGDMDFKVAGTAEGITALQMDIKIQGITKEIMQVALAQAKEGRQHILGLMKEAVEGPQELSAHAPRLYVMKINPEKIRDVIGKGGETIRSITKDTGTEINIEEDGTITIASISGEGAEAAKKRIEEITVEVEVGKIYEGTVVKILDNNVGAIVSILPGKDGLVHISQIANERIKNVSDYLKEGQVVKVKAIEMDDRGRIRLSIKALLEDESKVARETADSFGLKTQQ
- the rpsO gene encoding 30S ribosomal protein S15, producing the protein MAMTAAQKADIVKSFQHKEGDTGSSEVQIALLTARINDLTPHFKANTKDHHSRRGLLKMVSRRRRLLDYLKRTDADSYRALIARLGLRK